A region of Diospyros lotus cultivar Yz01 chromosome 3, ASM1463336v1, whole genome shotgun sequence DNA encodes the following proteins:
- the LOC127797964 gene encoding protein FEZ-like: protein MDKRSDQTDKMDEIMLPGFRFHPTDEELVGFYLKRKVQQRPLSIELIKQLDIYKYDPWDLPKLATTGEKEWYFYCPRDRKYRNSARPNRVTGAGFWKATGTDRPIYSSDGSKCIGLKKSLVFYKGRAAKGIKTDWMMHEFRLPSLADSFPQKRLIDKAIPPNDAWAICRIFKKTSSNTAQRAISHSCFSPLPDPTLDTFIQGSNSNQFTSENLPSMTNKSSSSAQFSSNSATDLQQSCITSFSPLDLPISTMATKPPPSQVSISSVDLPSVYAFSCLDTSSSGPCRVDAPPMSMVLTMPQYSIMEDFCKASHHESIDQLSGLQDQQCHGGFSSANALAQEVQASVGHGEETSLMKHPNGAHLEDQWMSIRSGAGNPYSLPLSMPAEYYGLLWSSSPCPSEMSTSYSTNKCYT from the exons ATGGATAAAAGAAGTGATCAAACTGATAAGATGGATGAGATCATGCTGCCCGGGTTTCGGTTTCATCCAACTGATGAAGAACTTGTTGGTTTTTACCTAAAGAGGAAGGTCCAGCAGCGACCTCTCTCCATTGAACTCATCAAGCAGCTAGACATCTACAAATATGATCCATGGGATCTCCCAA AGTTGGCAACTACTGGGGAGAAAGAGTGGTACTTCTACTGCCCGAGGGACCGCAAGTACAGAAACAGCGCGAGGCCGAACAGGGTGACCGGAGCCGGGTTTTGGAAAGCCACCGGCACTGACCGGCCGATCTACTCCTCGGACGGATCAAAGTGTATTGGCTTGAAGAAGTCCCTTGTGTTCTACAAAGGTAGAGCCGCTAAGGGCATCAAAACTGACTGGATGATGCACGAGTTTCGGTTACCTTCACTCGCCGACTCATTCCCACAGAAGAGACTCATCGATAAAGCCATACCTCCAAAT GATGCATGGGCAATTTGCAGGATCTTCAAGAAAACAAGCTCAAATACTGCACAAAGAGCCATCTCCCATTCTTGTTTCTCCCCACTGCCTGATCCCACATTGGATACATTCATCCAAGGCTCTAACAGCAATCAGTTCACTTCAGAGAACTtgccatcaatgacaaataaatctAGTTCATCCGCCCAATTTAGCTCCAACAGTGCTACTGATCTTCAACAATCATGCATTACTAGTTTCTCCCCTCTAGATCTTCCCATCAGCACCATGGCCACCAAGCCTCCTCCTTCTCAAGTCTCCATTTCAAGCGTGGACCTTCCCTCGGTTTACGCGTTTTCGTGCCTCGACACTTCATCGTCAGGACCCTGCAGAGTGGATGCACCTCCTATGTCTATGGTCTTAACCATGCCACAATATTCCATAATGGAAGATTTCTGCAAGGCCTCTCATCATGAAAGCATAGACCAGCTGAGTGGCTTGCAAGATCAGCAATGCCATGGTGGTTTCTCGAGTGCTAATGCTTTGGCACAGGAAGTTCAGGCCAGTGTTGGACATGGGGAAGAAACAAGCTTAATGAAGCATCCCAACGGGGCGCATCTCGAGGACCAGTGGATGAGCATAAGATCTGGGGCTGGGAATCCCTACAGCTTGCCTTTGAGCATGCCTGCTGAATATTACGGTTTGCTGTGGAGTTCTTCTCCTTGTCCCAGCGAGATGTCGACTAGCTACTCCACTAACAAGTGCTAtacttga